A genomic segment from Gemmatimonadaceae bacterium encodes:
- a CDS encoding ATP-dependent 6-phosphofructokinase → MAGRQRTIAILTGGGDVPGLNPAIRAITIRALRDGCRVLGIRRGWAGLVDYVPDAKADNSDHVQVLSEAIVNRAGRTGGTFLHTARARPSHLPRERVPEHLSGYDAPINDVTKDVLSHLEHLGVDVLIPIGGDDTLSYAKRLHDEGVNIVAIPKTMDNDVYGTDYCIGFSTCVTRTIELTHRLRTSAGSHERFLVIEVFGRYAGFTALLPTMAGAADRCVIPEHPVDIERLAELLTADRNRNPSRYAVVLVSEGARLSTHDTMTFESEDADMFGHRKLGGIGEQVAAALKASSPKYNKGQPIDIVNQRLGYLVRSGDPDGLDSIVPMAFGNLAIDLIMKRQYGRLVSIHRGFYDSVPMANVTSEKKVVNVAKYYDTDRLRPIYNFDHAPLFIVTSD, encoded by the coding sequence ATGGCGGGCAGGCAGCGCACGATCGCGATTCTCACGGGGGGAGGGGACGTGCCGGGTCTAAATCCGGCCATCCGCGCGATCACCATTCGCGCGCTGCGCGACGGCTGCCGCGTACTCGGCATTCGACGCGGGTGGGCCGGGCTCGTGGACTACGTGCCCGACGCCAAGGCCGACAACAGCGATCACGTTCAGGTGCTGTCGGAGGCCATCGTCAACCGCGCCGGCCGCACGGGCGGCACCTTTCTCCACACCGCGCGCGCGCGGCCGAGCCACCTGCCCCGCGAACGCGTGCCTGAGCACCTGAGCGGGTACGATGCGCCCATCAACGACGTGACCAAGGACGTGCTCTCGCACCTCGAGCACCTCGGCGTGGACGTGCTGATCCCCATCGGCGGCGACGACACCCTGAGCTACGCCAAGCGGCTGCACGACGAGGGTGTGAACATCGTCGCCATTCCGAAGACGATGGACAACGACGTGTACGGCACCGACTACTGCATCGGCTTCAGCACGTGCGTGACGCGCACCATCGAACTGACGCACCGGCTGCGCACGTCGGCCGGATCGCACGAGCGGTTTCTGGTCATCGAGGTGTTCGGGCGATACGCCGGCTTCACGGCGCTGCTGCCCACGATGGCCGGCGCGGCGGATCGCTGCGTGATTCCCGAGCACCCGGTGGACATCGAGCGGCTGGCGGAGCTGCTGACGGCCGACCGCAATCGGAATCCGAGCCGGTACGCCGTAGTGCTGGTGTCGGAGGGCGCGCGCCTGTCGACGCACGACACCATGACGTTCGAGAGCGAGGACGCCGATATGTTCGGGCACCGCAAGCTCGGCGGGATCGGGGAGCAGGTGGCGGCGGCGCTCAAGGCATCATCGCCCAAATACAATAAGGGTCAACCCATCGACATCGTGAACCAGCGACTCGGCTACCTCGTGCGGTCCGGCGACCCCGACGGGCTGGATTCGATCGTGCCGATGGCGTTCGGCAACCTGGCCATCGATCTGATCATGAAGCGGCAGTACGGACGCCTGGTGAGCATCCACCGCGGGTTCTACGACAGCGTGCCCATGGCGAACGTGACGTCGGAAAAGAAGGTCGTGAACGTCGCGAAATACTACGACACCGACCGGCTGCGGCCCATCTACAACTTCGATCACGCACCCCTGTTCATCGTGACCAGCGATTGA